Proteins encoded in a region of the Nocardia asteroides genome:
- a CDS encoding RNA methyltransferase — protein sequence MAEVIDIDDPSDPRVDDFRDLKSADRRPDLPGRKGLVIAEGVVVVQRMLDSRFAPAALLGVERRRVELADDLLGVDVPYYRATAEVMAEVVGFHLNRGVLAIATRPTELGMHEVIERARTVAVLEGVNDHENLGAMFRNAAGLGADAILFGDRCADPLYRRAVRVSMGHVLRVPFASVPDWPGGLDILRRKGFQIIALTPDPAAANLAAAMTGERVALLLGAEGPGLTEEAMRATDVRARIPMTPGTDSLNVATAAAMAFYERVRTA from the coding sequence GTGGCCGAAGTGATCGATATCGATGACCCCTCCGACCCCAGGGTCGACGACTTCCGCGATCTCAAGTCGGCCGACCGCAGGCCCGATCTCCCCGGGCGCAAGGGGCTGGTGATCGCCGAGGGCGTCGTGGTGGTCCAGCGGATGCTCGATTCCCGTTTCGCGCCTGCCGCGCTGCTCGGCGTGGAGCGCAGGCGCGTCGAGCTCGCCGACGACTTGCTGGGCGTCGACGTGCCGTACTACCGCGCGACGGCCGAGGTGATGGCCGAGGTGGTCGGTTTCCACCTCAACCGCGGCGTGCTGGCCATCGCTACCCGTCCCACCGAACTCGGGATGCACGAGGTGATCGAGCGGGCGCGCACCGTCGCGGTGCTCGAAGGCGTCAACGACCACGAGAATCTCGGTGCCATGTTCCGCAACGCGGCCGGACTGGGGGCCGACGCGATCCTGTTCGGCGATCGCTGCGCCGACCCGTTGTACCGCCGCGCCGTCCGGGTATCGATGGGACATGTGCTGCGGGTTCCGTTCGCGTCCGTGCCGGATTGGCCGGGCGGTCTGGATATACTGCGGCGCAAGGGTTTCCAGATCATCGCGCTCACTCCCGACCCGGCGGCGGCGAATCTGGCCGCGGCGATGACGGGGGAGCGGGTGGCATTGTTGCTCGGGGCCGAAGGGCCAGGGCTGACCGAGGAGGCGATGCGAGCCACCGACGTCCGCGCTCGCATTCCCATGACGCCCGGCACCGATTCGCTCAATGTCGCTACCGCGGCGGCGATGGCGTTCTACGAGCGGGTGAGGACCGCGTGA
- a CDS encoding DUF3071 domain-containing protein has product MRELRVIGVTPDSTHIVCIDTESGQKFRLPADDKLRAAARGDLARFGQIEIEMEATMRPRDIQARIRAGASVEQVTEESGMPASRVERFAYPVLLERARAAELAQKAHPVRPDGPAVDTLIDVVTAAFTARGHNIEGAEWDAWKDEKGFWVAQLQWQNGRSEIAAHWRYQPDAHGGSVSPLDDPASDLIDPDFGRALRGLATIQPPEPEPVAPQPEPVAEPRPAPAAPPARTAGRQSQPTLDEYYEQRAVAAGGSAAAIPAANGATPANGNAAPTAANAVPANGAATATTPVAETSAPVPAAQAPATTEEPAKPAAKAPAKPSRSKRGKAPMPSWEDVLLGVRSSGH; this is encoded by the coding sequence GTGCGTGAACTTCGAGTGATCGGGGTGACGCCCGACTCCACGCACATCGTGTGTATCGACACCGAGTCCGGTCAGAAGTTCCGGCTGCCCGCCGACGACAAACTACGAGCCGCCGCGCGCGGAGACCTTGCCCGATTCGGCCAGATAGAGATCGAAATGGAAGCAACTATGCGTCCCCGAGATATCCAGGCCCGTATTCGCGCTGGAGCCTCCGTGGAACAGGTCACCGAGGAATCCGGAATGCCGGCCAGTCGTGTCGAGCGTTTCGCCTATCCGGTGTTGCTGGAGCGAGCCCGCGCCGCCGAACTCGCCCAGAAAGCCCACCCGGTCCGCCCCGACGGTCCCGCCGTCGACACCCTCATCGATGTGGTCACCGCCGCGTTCACCGCGCGCGGGCACAACATCGAGGGCGCCGAATGGGACGCCTGGAAAGACGAGAAGGGTTTCTGGGTCGCCCAGTTGCAGTGGCAGAACGGGCGATCCGAGATCGCCGCGCACTGGCGCTACCAGCCGGACGCGCACGGCGGCTCGGTCTCCCCGCTCGACGATCCGGCCTCCGATCTCATCGATCCGGATTTCGGGCGCGCACTGCGCGGTCTGGCGACGATCCAGCCTCCCGAACCCGAGCCGGTCGCGCCGCAGCCGGAGCCGGTGGCCGAACCGCGTCCCGCCCCGGCCGCGCCGCCCGCACGCACCGCCGGCCGGCAGAGCCAGCCCACGCTGGACGAGTACTACGAGCAGCGCGCCGTCGCTGCCGGTGGCAGCGCCGCGGCGATCCCGGCGGCCAACGGCGCGACGCCCGCCAACGGCAACGCGGCTCCGACCGCGGCCAACGCGGTGCCCGCCAACGGCGCCGCGACAGCCACCACCCCCGTCGCCGAGACCAGTGCGCCCGTGCCCGCCGCACAGGCTCCCGCCACCACCGAGGAGCCCGCGAAGCCCGCGGCCAAAGCTCCGGCGAAGCCCAGTCGCAGCAAGCGCGGTAAGGCCCCGATGCCGTCCTGGGAGGACGTGTTGCTCGGGGTGCGCAGCTCGGGTCACTGA
- a CDS encoding DUF2537 domain-containing protein, whose protein sequence is MVALLAAMAVYSFGAALAEVHPLLAVAVNLIAVGGAAPTAWRWRFAPVTRWIIGGGAAGVLLGWVVLLLGGFAA, encoded by the coding sequence ATGGTGGCGCTGTTGGCCGCGATGGCGGTGTATTCCTTCGGAGCCGCGCTGGCCGAAGTACATCCACTGCTCGCGGTGGCGGTGAATCTGATCGCGGTCGGCGGCGCCGCGCCCACCGCGTGGCGCTGGCGTTTCGCCCCGGTGACGCGGTGGATCATCGGCGGCGGCGCGGCGGGCGTGCTGCTGGGATGGGTCGTGCTGTTGCTCGGCGGATTCGCCGCCTAG